In Candidatus Bathyarchaeia archaeon, one DNA window encodes the following:
- a CDS encoding 5-formyltetrahydrofolate cyclo-ligase: protein MSKSIAEEKQWLREKIWREMEEAGVAAFPLPCWGRIPNFVGADEAAERLRQIEEWKRAKVVFVNPDSPQRKIRENALKDGKILIMASPRLQRGFILLDPAKVRGKEHLASTIKGAFRYGVEVQDFPRPDLIVEGSVAVDLEGHRLGKGHGYGDTEIEIIKRRFGEIPVATTVHDIQVVDKVPFEAKDEKVSIIVTPTRIIRVNRHLQKTRGA from the coding sequence ATGTCAAAGAGCATAGCCGAAGAAAAACAGTGGCTTCGAGAGAAGATCTGGCGGGAGATGGAAGAGGCTGGAGTGGCGGCTTTTCCGCTTCCATGCTGGGGAAGAATTCCAAACTTTGTTGGAGCTGACGAGGCGGCTGAAAGGCTCCGCCAGATTGAGGAGTGGAAAAGGGCGAAGGTAGTTTTTGTCAATCCGGATTCGCCCCAGCGGAAGATTCGGGAAAACGCCCTGAAAGATGGAAAAATCCTAATAATGGCTTCTCCAAGGCTTCAGAGAGGCTTCATCCTACTGGACCCCGCAAAAGTGCGAGGAAAGGAACATTTAGCCTCAACGATCAAGGGCGCCTTTAGATATGGTGTTGAAGTACAAGACTTCCCAAGGCCAGACCTAATAGTTGAGGGTTCAGTAGCCGTAGATCTCGAAGGACATAGGCTTGGAAAAGGCCACGGCTACGGCGACACGGAAATAGAAATCATCAAAAGGAGGTTTGGGGAAATCCCCGTGGCCACAACAGTCCACGATATTCAAGTGGTGGATAAAGTGCCCTTCGAAGCAAAGGACGAGAAAGTTTCCATCATAGTTACGCCGACGAGGATCATCCGTGTGAATCGCCATTTACAGAAAACTAGAGGGGCCTAG